From a single Natronorubrum tibetense GA33 genomic region:
- the folP gene encoding dihydropteroate synthase: protein MNSVDAAGLGIGDDYPPRIMGVLNVSEESPYDPSVFDDPSDAARYVDEELIDQGADIVDIGLESANKRFDVLSADEELERLHVALETIESVSGDAIYSIETRYAEVADEALSRGFDMVNDIAGFADPEMPVVCEEYDVAVAKMASPPDLERPGAVEETDWAARTSPEWAAQADYVDQVYEALKQNGLTDKTIVDPAFGGWSEAQTLEDDRETFRRLREFRALGQPTLVSINRKNFLGEIAGRETEERLPVSLAATSLAVERGAHVIRTHDVAETRDAALIGNAFTERSSDSRGELSVSRLDVHSSRDLRTHLAERDIDPTVADDWSALAVEIVGLESDDRVRFTSLIAEYDADVYCVDNDRLLVLGSTTAISDVSDQLRDENSNLSALADSLAAMLR from the coding sequence ATGAACAGTGTCGACGCGGCGGGGCTGGGGATCGGTGACGATTATCCGCCCCGGATCATGGGCGTGTTGAACGTCAGCGAGGAGTCCCCGTACGATCCAAGCGTCTTTGACGATCCCAGCGACGCCGCTCGATACGTCGACGAGGAACTCATCGACCAGGGGGCCGACATCGTCGATATCGGCCTCGAGTCGGCGAACAAACGGTTCGACGTGCTCTCGGCCGATGAGGAACTCGAGCGACTCCACGTTGCGCTCGAGACGATCGAGAGTGTCTCCGGAGACGCGATCTACTCGATCGAGACGCGGTACGCGGAGGTGGCCGACGAAGCGCTCTCCCGGGGGTTCGACATGGTCAACGACATCGCGGGCTTTGCCGATCCGGAAATGCCGGTCGTCTGTGAGGAGTACGACGTCGCCGTCGCGAAGATGGCGAGTCCGCCGGATCTCGAGCGACCCGGTGCGGTCGAAGAGACCGACTGGGCCGCCCGAACGTCTCCTGAGTGGGCAGCTCAGGCCGACTACGTCGATCAGGTGTACGAGGCCCTGAAACAGAACGGCCTGACCGACAAGACGATCGTCGATCCGGCGTTCGGCGGCTGGAGCGAAGCCCAGACGCTCGAGGACGACCGGGAGACGTTCCGCCGACTCCGCGAGTTCCGTGCGCTCGGACAGCCCACGCTGGTCTCGATCAACCGGAAGAACTTCCTCGGCGAAATCGCGGGGCGCGAGACCGAAGAACGATTGCCGGTTAGTCTCGCGGCCACGTCGCTGGCCGTCGAGCGCGGCGCACACGTAATCCGAACCCACGATGTCGCCGAAACGCGCGATGCGGCGCTGATCGGAAACGCGTTCACCGAGCGCTCGAGCGACAGTCGCGGCGAACTATCGGTCTCCCGGTTGGACGTCCACTCGAGTCGCGATCTTCGGACCCACCTAGCAGAGCGCGACATCGATCCGACGGTTGCCGACGACTGGTCGGCACTGGCCGTCGAGATTGTCGGACTCGAGTCCGACGATCGCGTTCGGTTCACGTCGCTCATCGCGGAGTACGATGCCGACGTGTACTGTGTTGACAATGATCGGTTACTGGTTCTGGGATCGACAACCGCAATTTCAGACGTATCAGACCAGCTACGCGACGAAAACAGCAACCTAAGCGCTCTAGCCGACTCGCTAGCGGCGATGCTGAGGTAA
- a CDS encoding HTH domain-containing protein encodes MTAPTTTTSTDLTVVCHVRAPLLLEPVDRQIETLQACDSEGTIDDLLLRSWPKEIALTDNSPYQEALDSFERFEAWAADQGVSIRPPFQERTKTSQVTGETTELLVTPLLCLELYADDELVGVFPHTDEESEETLTTDEVIASLRTGELPTPLGGTQERDPSASTVTTTNASDCPDCGESLIDGQGLYACPDCGWTGTVSETGQFVSQSTDARAGESENAPPNPQ; translated from the coding sequence ATGACAGCACCCACAACTACGACGTCGACAGACCTGACGGTCGTCTGCCACGTGCGCGCACCGCTGTTGCTCGAGCCGGTCGACAGACAGATCGAGACCCTCCAGGCCTGCGACTCCGAGGGGACGATCGACGATCTGTTGCTCCGTAGTTGGCCGAAAGAGATCGCCCTGACGGACAACAGCCCCTATCAGGAAGCTCTCGACAGCTTCGAGCGATTCGAGGCGTGGGCGGCCGATCAGGGTGTGAGCATTCGGCCGCCGTTCCAGGAGCGCACGAAGACCTCTCAGGTGACCGGAGAAACGACCGAGCTTCTCGTGACGCCGTTGCTCTGTCTCGAACTCTACGCGGACGACGAATTAGTCGGCGTCTTCCCCCACACCGACGAGGAGAGCGAGGAGACGCTCACAACGGACGAGGTGATCGCGTCGCTTCGGACTGGCGAACTTCCGACGCCGCTGGGCGGTACGCAGGAGCGCGATCCGTCGGCGTCGACCGTGACCACGACCAACGCGAGCGACTGCCCCGACTGCGGCGAGTCGCTGATCGACGGCCAGGGACTCTACGCGTGCCCCGACTGCGGCTGGACCGGCACCGTCTCCGAGACGGGTCAGTTCGTCTCGCAGTCGACAGATGCTCGAGCGGGCGAGTCGGAGAATGCGCCTCCGAATCCGCAGTAG
- a CDS encoding 6-hydroxymethylpterin diphosphokinase MptE-like protein yields the protein MEFDEWKPVYEAILADFGYDRAGDERARDVLASLTDGFDRERLPAARDATVAVAGAGPSLDDDTSLERARGADVVFAASTAADVLADHGIRVDCMVTDLDKNPDTVRRLTDAGVPVAVHAHGDNLPAVRAVVPDCTDEFVLPTTQAAPRGPVENFGGFTDGDRAAFLADHLGAARLVFVGWDLDDPTVEPTKARKLEWAERLLYWLESRRNERFAVLDGRRDAIDTSALPLE from the coding sequence ATGGAGTTCGACGAGTGGAAGCCAGTCTACGAGGCGATTCTGGCCGATTTCGGCTACGACCGTGCCGGTGACGAGCGAGCGCGCGACGTGCTGGCCTCGCTGACCGACGGATTCGACCGAGAGCGACTTCCGGCCGCTCGCGACGCGACGGTGGCGGTCGCCGGCGCTGGTCCTTCGCTTGATGACGACACGTCGCTCGAGCGAGCACGCGGAGCCGATGTCGTCTTCGCGGCGTCGACGGCAGCCGATGTGCTCGCTGACCACGGGATCCGCGTCGACTGCATGGTAACTGACCTCGACAAAAACCCCGACACCGTTCGTCGACTGACCGACGCGGGGGTTCCGGTCGCGGTCCACGCACACGGCGACAACCTCCCGGCAGTTCGTGCCGTCGTCCCCGACTGTACCGACGAGTTCGTACTCCCCACGACGCAGGCCGCACCCCGCGGTCCCGTCGAGAATTTCGGCGGGTTCACCGACGGCGACCGGGCGGCGTTCCTCGCCGACCACCTGGGGGCAGCTCGTCTCGTCTTCGTCGGCTGGGACCTGGACGACCCCACCGTGGAGCCGACGAAAGCCCGCAAACTCGAGTGGGCCGAACGGTTGCTCTACTGGCTCGAGTCCCGACGTAACGAGCGCTTCGCAGTGCTGGACGGTCGTCGGGATGCGATCGATACGAGTGCGCTTCCGCTCGAGTGA
- a CDS encoding RNA methyltransferase → MSEESPEPDSVARRTPPAVAVVDAQTPGNVGTIARAMKNFGFEDLLLVDPPELDPDGEAYGYAGHAREDILPNATEITFDHLVENYHTVGCTAVTNEDDHSHVRFPFSTPAELTDRLATVEAQTALVFGRERVGLTNEELARIDEICSIPASAEYPVLNLGQAATITLYELRSLTLSDAETQLPDLERSRAAEPTIDRVYDQWAALLEELNHPEEKREKTMRMLRRVYGRADLTEGEANTLLGLLRRATERPDRQ, encoded by the coding sequence ATGAGCGAGGAGTCGCCCGAACCCGACAGTGTCGCTCGCCGCACGCCACCAGCAGTCGCCGTCGTCGACGCCCAGACGCCGGGGAACGTCGGCACCATCGCGCGAGCGATGAAGAACTTCGGCTTCGAGGACCTCCTGCTCGTCGATCCGCCGGAACTCGATCCAGACGGCGAGGCCTACGGCTACGCCGGTCATGCTCGCGAGGACATCCTCCCGAACGCGACCGAGATCACGTTCGATCACCTCGTCGAAAACTACCACACGGTCGGCTGTACGGCGGTGACCAACGAGGACGATCACAGTCACGTTCGATTCCCGTTCTCGACGCCCGCCGAACTCACCGATCGGCTGGCAACCGTCGAAGCGCAGACCGCGCTCGTCTTCGGTCGCGAACGCGTCGGCCTGACCAACGAGGAACTCGCGCGGATCGACGAAATTTGCTCGATTCCGGCCAGCGCGGAGTATCCCGTCCTCAACCTCGGACAGGCCGCGACCATCACGCTCTACGAACTCCGATCGCTCACGCTATCCGACGCGGAGACACAGCTCCCCGATCTCGAGCGATCCCGGGCCGCCGAACCGACCATCGATCGCGTCTACGACCAGTGGGCGGCACTCCTCGAGGAACTCAACCATCCCGAGGAGAAACGCGAGAAGACGATGCGAATGCTTCGACGCGTCTACGGGCGGGCGGATCTGACCGAGGGCGAAGCCAACACCCTCCTCGGGCTGCTCCGTCGAGCGACGGAACGGCCGGATCGACAGTGA
- a CDS encoding Lrp/AsnC family transcriptional regulator produces MDERDVRLLKAISELETGSPERLHEATGIPVSTIHYRLSNLREEGIITNDRYEIDLEELGLGVTVLVEVHADYKGSYETFSDRLLTVEGVTNVYFTMGKTDFIVIARLSSSEMVERLIAEFEQLEGVDRTDSTFVISAVEERDALQSYSLETLLEELTDG; encoded by the coding sequence ATGGACGAACGCGACGTGCGACTCCTCAAGGCGATATCCGAACTCGAGACCGGGAGTCCGGAACGCCTCCACGAGGCGACCGGCATTCCCGTGTCGACGATCCACTATCGCCTCAGCAACCTGCGGGAGGAAGGAATCATCACGAACGACCGCTACGAGATCGATCTCGAGGAACTCGGGCTCGGCGTGACCGTCCTCGTCGAAGTCCACGCCGATTACAAGGGCTCCTACGAGACGTTTTCCGACCGGCTACTGACCGTCGAGGGCGTCACGAACGTCTACTTCACGATGGGGAAGACCGACTTCATCGTTATCGCCCGGCTGAGCAGCAGCGAGATGGTCGAGCGCCTGATCGCCGAGTTCGAGCAACTCGAGGGCGTCGACCGAACCGACTCGACGTTCGTCATCTCGGCGGTCGAAGAGCGCGACGCCTTGCAGAGCTACAGCCTCGAGACGCTGCTCGAGGAACTGACCGACGGTTAG
- a CDS encoding DMT family transporter, whose amino-acid sequence MTSLASIRYEYRELVLFSMLALCWGSSFVAIEIGLEYVPPLLFAGLRYALAGVIVLGYAAVVTDRIRPSGLSEWLVIGVAGVFVFALYHGLLYLGELYVSGAVAATIVSTAPILTVAFAGVLLPSERLNLLGVVGFVLGLVGVVLVVQPSSAALGGNMVFGAMLVFASAIAFALGSVLVRPIESNLPLESLQAWSMLLGSGVLLGWAFLRGESMAAIQLTTTALASYLYLTLVSGVFAFLLYFELLDRSGAIQVNLVGYAEPAVAIGVSWIILGSVVDSLTVVGLLTILAGFVVIKREAFRALLRSQLEDRSRPAITLDRRSDARTDGGTNRSEVRTDGGTDCVGTRTDDDAESYRRNGTE is encoded by the coding sequence ATGACTTCACTCGCCTCCATTCGATATGAGTACCGTGAATTGGTGCTCTTTTCGATGCTTGCACTCTGCTGGGGAAGCTCGTTCGTCGCAATCGAGATCGGTCTCGAGTACGTGCCGCCGCTCCTGTTCGCCGGACTCCGCTACGCGCTGGCCGGCGTGATCGTTCTCGGATACGCGGCTGTCGTGACCGACCGGATTCGACCGTCTGGGCTGTCCGAATGGCTCGTGATCGGCGTTGCTGGCGTCTTCGTCTTCGCGCTCTATCACGGTCTGTTATACCTGGGAGAGCTGTACGTCTCCGGCGCGGTCGCGGCGACGATCGTCAGCACGGCACCGATTCTGACGGTCGCGTTCGCTGGCGTGTTGCTTCCGAGCGAACGGCTCAACCTCCTCGGCGTCGTCGGCTTCGTCCTCGGTCTGGTCGGCGTCGTCCTCGTCGTCCAGCCCTCCTCGGCGGCGCTCGGCGGCAATATGGTGTTCGGCGCGATGCTGGTATTCGCCTCTGCCATCGCGTTCGCGCTCGGGAGCGTGCTCGTCCGTCCGATCGAATCTAACCTGCCGCTCGAGTCGCTCCAGGCCTGGTCGATGCTGCTCGGCTCGGGCGTGTTGCTCGGCTGGGCGTTCCTGCGGGGCGAGTCGATGGCTGCGATCCAGCTGACCACGACGGCACTCGCGTCGTATCTCTACCTGACACTCGTCTCCGGCGTCTTCGCGTTCCTGCTCTACTTCGAACTGCTCGACCGGAGCGGGGCGATTCAGGTGAACCTCGTCGGCTACGCCGAGCCGGCGGTCGCGATCGGCGTGAGCTGGATCATCCTCGGCTCGGTGGTCGACTCGCTTACGGTCGTCGGCCTGCTGACGATCCTCGCCGGCTTCGTCGTCATCAAACGGGAAGCCTTCCGCGCGCTGCTCCGGTCGCAACTCGAGGACCGAAGCAGACCGGCGATTACCCTGGATCGGCGGTCCGACGCGAGAACGGACGGTGGAACCAACCGCTCCGAAGTGAGAACTGATGGTGGGACCGATTGCGTCGGTACAAGAACCGACGACGACGCCGAGAGCTACCGTCGGAACGGAACCGAGTAG
- a CDS encoding Cdc6/Cdc18 family protein has product MSANDDRDPLFRYDDPVFADERLLEITHLPGPDRIVGRDEQMQRVADALNPAIFGSEPNHLFIFGKTGTGKSLISRSITQRVISEAQRDDITVKYAFIDCGEQNTEASIVKTIAQLVNEPDKSGVSVPDRGLGTGDYYKRLWQAVDHCTDVTIVILDEIDMLEDDEVLRKLSRAGENRRISDSSIGIIGISNKIDFPDHLSERVKSSLSRDELVFSPYDANQLVEILEKRRDAFHDGVLSDDVIPLTAALAAQEHGDARKAIDILRNAGRIAKKQDATRVTADHVRDAKEKTEADRFNELIEGSPQQAKAILYSLTLLTENSSEKEFPTKIIYNQYKSIARQLDFDVLSERRVQEILQEQNFLNVIQSEREGRGRGRGAHAKHRLLENPSIVRKVLLRDSRLAVLEADDQEE; this is encoded by the coding sequence ATGTCCGCTAACGACGATCGTGATCCCCTCTTTCGGTACGACGATCCGGTCTTTGCCGACGAGCGGTTGCTCGAGATCACGCACCTTCCCGGGCCGGACCGGATCGTCGGCCGGGACGAGCAGATGCAGCGGGTCGCGGACGCCCTGAACCCGGCTATCTTCGGGAGCGAGCCCAACCACCTGTTCATCTTCGGCAAGACCGGTACCGGGAAATCACTCATTTCCCGATCGATCACCCAGCGGGTGATCTCCGAAGCACAGCGCGACGATATCACCGTCAAATACGCTTTCATCGACTGCGGCGAGCAAAACACCGAAGCCTCGATCGTCAAGACGATCGCGCAACTCGTCAACGAACCCGACAAGAGCGGCGTGAGCGTCCCCGACCGGGGCCTCGGCACCGGCGACTACTACAAACGCCTCTGGCAGGCCGTCGATCACTGCACCGACGTGACCATCGTCATCTTAGACGAGATCGACATGCTCGAGGACGATGAAGTCCTCCGCAAGCTCTCTCGTGCTGGCGAGAACCGACGCATCTCGGACTCGAGTATCGGGATCATCGGCATCTCGAATAAGATCGACTTCCCGGACCACCTCTCCGAGCGCGTGAAATCGAGCCTCTCGCGGGACGAACTCGTCTTCTCGCCGTACGACGCCAACCAACTCGTCGAAATTCTCGAGAAACGGCGCGACGCGTTCCACGATGGGGTGCTCTCCGACGACGTGATCCCGCTAACCGCTGCACTCGCCGCACAGGAGCACGGTGACGCGCGGAAGGCGATCGACATCCTCCGTAACGCCGGTCGTATCGCAAAAAAACAGGATGCGACGCGGGTCACTGCGGATCACGTGCGCGACGCCAAGGAGAAGACCGAAGCCGACCGATTCAACGAGCTGATCGAGGGATCGCCACAGCAAGCGAAGGCGATCCTCTACTCGCTGACGCTGCTCACCGAGAACAGTTCTGAGAAGGAGTTCCCGACGAAGATTATCTACAACCAGTACAAATCGATCGCCCGCCAGCTCGACTTCGATGTCCTTTCCGAGCGTCGGGTCCAGGAGATCCTCCAGGAGCAAAACTTCCTTAACGTGATTCAGTCCGAACGGGAGGGTCGCGGACGCGGTCGCGGTGCTCACGCCAAACACCGGCTGCTCGAGAACCCCTCGATCGTCAGAAAAGTGCTCCTACGGGATTCGCGGCTGGCCGTTCTCGAGGCGGACGACCAGGAGGAGTAG
- a CDS encoding AMP-binding protein: protein MSNITIRLQDTVMENQSEVAISGSDQTTFSTLWSWTDAFAGGLQDRDIAAGDAVAIRLSNPRAFLVAFYGTLRNGCIPVTIPTEYDSPDITTVLRETEVNAYVTDKTPFLGILNRVDTVRVAITVDIDARMGIDLPSFLDNDGMNSAGSRTGIDIVRQSDADRGLIAYVGYDGGEPLGVSYSHSALTAAVDLGGSIVEGDAAPRHLGALPLSNPIELMYGANAAILEGGQYHPHTDWDPETTRSLLVTDGADRAFCSPRQYDTLRELEADVDDSVAVLETTGASLTRPEEAVDDRTGAAVRYRGSPETGLTHLVHPDADDSDTLSEVLPGVETRTLEEQSDGELSVSGPTTMDEYVARPSLTAETITTVDGTRWVRTDAFDRDETGVSRVGDQTESIYGRSRP, encoded by the coding sequence ATGTCCAATATCACGATCCGACTACAGGATACGGTGATGGAAAATCAATCGGAGGTGGCCATCTCCGGGAGCGATCAGACGACGTTTTCGACGCTCTGGTCGTGGACTGACGCGTTTGCCGGCGGTCTTCAGGACCGCGATATCGCTGCCGGCGACGCCGTCGCGATCCGTCTCTCGAACCCTCGAGCGTTCCTCGTCGCGTTCTACGGGACGCTCAGAAACGGCTGTATTCCGGTGACGATACCAACCGAGTACGACAGTCCCGATATCACGACCGTCCTGCGGGAGACCGAAGTGAACGCGTACGTCACCGACAAAACGCCGTTTCTGGGTATTCTGAACCGAGTCGACACGGTACGCGTCGCGATCACGGTCGATATCGATGCCCGAATGGGAATCGATCTCCCGTCGTTTCTCGACAACGACGGAATGAACAGTGCGGGGTCACGAACCGGCATTGACATCGTGCGCCAGTCGGACGCCGATCGAGGGCTGATCGCTTACGTCGGGTACGACGGCGGTGAGCCACTCGGCGTGAGCTACAGTCACTCGGCGCTGACCGCCGCTGTCGACCTCGGCGGATCGATCGTCGAGGGGGACGCTGCTCCCCGTCATCTCGGAGCACTCCCCCTGTCGAACCCGATCGAACTCATGTACGGGGCGAACGCCGCGATACTCGAGGGTGGACAGTACCACCCGCACACCGATTGGGACCCTGAAACGACTCGTTCGTTGCTGGTCACTGACGGTGCGGATCGAGCGTTCTGCTCGCCCCGGCAGTACGACACACTCCGTGAACTCGAAGCCGACGTCGACGACTCCGTCGCCGTTCTCGAGACGACGGGAGCATCGCTGACGCGGCCGGAGGAGGCCGTCGACGATCGGACGGGGGCGGCAGTCCGATACCGGGGTTCTCCGGAGACGGGGCTGACACACCTTGTCCACCCTGACGCAGACGACTCCGACACGCTCAGTGAGGTGTTGCCGGGGGTCGAGACGCGTACGCTCGAGGAGCAGTCCGATGGCGAACTGTCAGTTAGCGGCCCGACGACGATGGACGAGTACGTCGCCCGTCCGTCGCTGACGGCGGAAACGATCACGACTGTCGACGGGACGCGTTGGGTTCGAACCGACGCCTTTGACCGCGACGAGACGGGAGTAAGTCGGGTCGGTGATCAGACGGAATCGATCTACGGTCGCTCGAGGCCGTAA